The genomic DNA GCGGAACGCGCGATAGATGAGCTTTGGTTCGAGGAACACGACGGGATCGGGGTCCCGGATCGCCGCGGTCAGCAGTCCCTTGGCGTCTGCTGGCGTGCTCGGCACGACCACCTTGAGGCCTGGTTCGTGGACGAAGAACGCCTCCTTCGACTCGGAGTGGTGTTCTGGCGCGCGAATCCCGCCACCGTAGGGCGCGCGGACCACCATCGGGCAGGTGTACTGGCCGTGGCTCCGGCTCCGGAGCCGGGCGGCGTGACTCACGAGCTGGTCGAACGCGGGGTACATGAATCCCATGAACTGCATCTCCGCGACCGGCCGCAGCCCCGAGAGCGCGAGCCCGATCGCCGACCCCACGATCCCCGACTCCGCGAGCGGCGTGTCGACGACGCGCTCCTCGCCGAACTCCTCGATGAGCCCCTCGGTCGCGCGGAACACGCCGCCGTTTTTGCCGACGTCCTCGCCGAGCACCATCACCCGGTCGTCGCACTCCATCTCGGTGTGGAGTCCCTCTCGAACGCCCTCGACCAGCGTCAGGCGCTCGGTCGCCGATTCCGCCTCCATGGCTGCCGCCGAACTCATCCGAGGACCTCCGCGAACGCGTCGTCGCCGTACTTCTCACGGAGCGCGTTCAGCTCGTCGAGCTGTTCTTGGAGTCGATCGGGGGTCTCCTCGTAGACGTGCTCGATCATCCGTTCGGGTGCGGTCTCGGCCGTCTCGGCAGTCTCGATCGCCGCGGCGACCTCTGCTTCGACCCGGGTCTCGATCTCCGCTTCGCGCTCCGCATCGAGGACGTCCGTCTGGTACAGGTAGGTTTCGAGGCGGTCGAGCGGGTCACGGTCGCGCCACGCCTCGCTCTCGGCTTCGTCGCGGTAGACCGACGGATCGTCGGAGGTCGTGTGGGCACCGTAGCGGTACTGGACCGACTCGATGAGCGTCGGTCGGCGCTCGTCGTCGGTCGGCGCTTTCGCCTTCTTGATCG from Halococcus agarilyticus includes the following:
- a CDS encoding alpha-ketoacid dehydrogenase subunit beta translates to MSSAAAMEAESATERLTLVEGVREGLHTEMECDDRVMVLGEDVGKNGGVFRATEGLIEEFGEERVVDTPLAESGIVGSAIGLALSGLRPVAEMQFMGFMYPAFDQLVSHAARLRSRSHGQYTCPMVVRAPYGGGIRAPEHHSESKEAFFVHEPGLKVVVPSTPADAKGLLTAAIRDPDPVVFLEPKLIYRAFREEVPQKSYEVSLGEAAVRREGSDISVFTWGAMTRPTLIAADNLADEHGVDCEVVDLRTLSPLDAGTVVASFEKTGRAAVVHEAPKTAGVGAEIATTIQEEALCYQEAPIKRIAGFDAPMPLHALEDYYLPQAVRIQDGILETVEF